TCTGAATCACCAGCGTCGCCGGCGCCGTCAGCTCCTTCCCGCGCGCCATCTCCTCGATCGCCCTCCTGAATTCCTCCGGCAGCTGCGGCGGCAGCGGCCGATCATGTTCCTGATGCGGCGAATTTTGCCTTATACTCCTCGGCGGCGCTAATTTGGATTGCGCGCTGCGCGGCGGCGGCGAGTACGTCGAATTTGTGGCCTTCTATTGTGAACAACAGAACAAGTCTTCCACATCTTTCAATGTTAAATCCCTAAATCCCATGAAAATCTGTCTCTGCGGCGTTTCTCGGATGttgtttatttgttgaaaatcTGCGGC
This sequence is a window from Salvia splendens isolate huo1 chromosome 5, SspV2, whole genome shotgun sequence. Protein-coding genes within it:
- the LOC121804091 gene encoding B3 domain-containing protein At2g24670-like, which produces MSTTEVSKATNSTYSPPPRSAQSKLAPPRSIRQNSPHQEHDRPLPPQLPEEFRRAIEEMARGKELTAPATLVIQKELFRTDVSKNHNRLSIPASQISDGFLTEEERRRLRARRKGRVDVRVVDLRR